A genomic region of Pyrus communis chromosome 14, drPyrComm1.1, whole genome shotgun sequence contains the following coding sequences:
- the LOC137715949 gene encoding laccase-2-like yields the protein MASSIPFSPTFLVAFLLALISLLASPKFAIAAAGSVTRHYKFDIKLKNVTRLCTTKSIVTVNGKFPGPRIIAREGDRVLVNVVNHVPNNMTIHWHGIRQLQNGWADGPSYITQCPIQTNQSYVYNFTIIGQRGTLFWHAHISWLRATVYGPLIILPKRHAPYPFPKPHKEVPIIFGEWWNVDTEAVISQALQTGNGPNVSNAYTINGLPGPLYNCSKKDTFSLKVKPGKTYLLRLINAAVNDELFFSIANHSLTVVEADAVYVKPFTTNILFITPGQTTNVLLKAKPQYPNATFLMLARPYFTGRGTFDNSTVAGILEYKEHSNSSSSTSLKSPLFRPILPQINATSFVANFTSKFRSLASSKFPANVPRTVEKRFFFTVGLGTNPCPKNQTCQGPTNTTKFSASINNNSFVLPSVALLQSHFFAQSNSVYTTDFPTIPPKPFNYTGTPPNNTNVSNGTKVVVLKFNTSVELVLQGTSILGAESHPLHLHGFNFFVVGQGFGNFDPNKDPPNFNLVDPVERNTYGVPARGWAAIRFLADNPGVWLMHCHFDVHLSWGLRMAWVVQDGKLPNQKLPPPPSDLPKC from the exons ATGGCGTCTTCTATTCCTTTTTCACCAACATTTCTAGTGGCTTTTCTTCTTGCTCTTATCTCTCTCTTGGCCTCTCCTAAGTTTGCCATTGCTGCAGCTGGCAGTGTTACAAGGCATTACAAATTCGAT ATAAAGTTGAAAAATGTGACTAGGCTGTGCACCACAAAGAGCATTGTGACAGTGAATGGCAAGTTCCCTGGACCTCGAATTATTGCCAGAGAAGGAGACAGGGTTTTGGTTAACGTGGTCAATCATGTTCCAAACAACATGACCATCCATTG GCATGGCATTAGACAATTGCAGAATGGATGGGCAGATGGGCCATCATATATCACTCAGTGCCCTATTCAAACAAACCAGAGTTATGTGTACAACTTCACCATCATTGGCCAAAGGGGAACTCTCTTCTGGCATGCTCACATCTCATGGCTAAGAGCTACTGTCTATGGACCCCTCATCATCCTCCCTAAGCGCCATGCTCCGTACCCTTTCCCCAAACCCCACAAAGAAGTTCCCATCATTTTTG GTGAGTGGTGGAATGTTGACACAGAGGCTGTAATTAGCCAGGCTTTACAAACCGGAAATGGTCCAAATGTCTCCAATGCCTATACGATTAACGGACTTCCAGGGCCATTGTACAATTGTTCCAAAAAGG acaCTTTCAGTCTAAAGGTGAAGCCTGGAAAGACATACCTCTTGCGATTGATCAACGCTGCAGTCAATGATGAACTGTTTTTCAGCATAGCAAACCACAGCCTAACAGTAGTTGAAGCAGATGCTGTGTATGTCAAACCCTTCACGACCAATATTTTATTCATTACACCAGGGCAAACCACAAACGTGCTTCTCAAGGCAAAACCTCAATACCCTAATGCCACTTTCCTCATGTTAGCCAGACCCTACTTTACAGGCAGGGGTACTTTTGACAATTCAACTGTTGCTGGAATTCTCGAGTACAAAGAACACTCAAATTCTTCTTCCTCCACATCACTGAAAAGCCCACTTTTTAGGCCAATCCTTCCCCAAATCAATGCTACTTCTTTTGTTGCAAATTTTACTAGTAAATTCAGGAGTTTGGCCAGTTCTAAATTTCCAGCCAATGTGCCCAGAACTGTCGAAAAACGCTTCTTTTTCACAGTAGGGCTTGGAACCAACCCATGCCCTAAAAACCAAACATGCCAAGGCCCTACCAACACCACCAAATTTTCAGCTTCTATTAACAACAACTCATTTGTTCTTCCTTCAGTAGCGCTGCTTCAATCTCATTTCTTTGCTCAATCCAACAGTGTTTACACCACCGATTTCCCTACTATTCCTCCCAAGCCGTTCAATTATACAGGCACTCCACCTAACAACACCAATGTGAGTAATGGGACAAAGGTGGTGGTGTTGAAGTTCAATACTAGTGTGGAATTGGTGTTGCAGGGCACCAGCATTTTGGGTGCTGAGAGTCACCCTCTTCACCTTCATGGCTTcaacttttttgttgttggaCAAGGTTTTGGAAACTTTGACCCTAACAAAGACCCGCCTAACTTCAACCTTGTGGATCCTGTTGAAAGGAACACCTACGGAGTTCCAGCCAGGGGTTGGGCGGCTATCCGATTTCTCGCAGACAACCCAG GCGTTTGGCTCATGCATTGCCACTTTGATGTCCATTTGAGCTGGGGGCTGAGGATGGCTTGGGTAGTCCAAGATGGGAAGCTTCCTAATCAAAAGCTGCCTCCTCCACCGTCCGATCTCCCAAAGTGTTGA
- the LOC137714186 gene encoding small polypeptide DEVIL 13-like: MDEKWKLPKNKHEGTSSSSSSSKFSFTRSSSTRSTSSLLRSYSQKNNASSSKSPLPRSFSQKNSSIGSKCSSVAKEQKARFYIMRRCVAMLVCWRKHGD, translated from the coding sequence ATGGATGAGAAGTGGAAGCTACCAAAGAACAAGCACGAAGGCACTTCATCATCAAGTTCTTCTTCCAAGTTTTCCTTCACAAGAAGTTCTTCAACCAGAAGCACATCTTCCTTGCTGAGAAGCTATTCACAAAAAAACAATGCCTCTAGCTCCAAGTCTCCTCTTCCAAGAAGCTTCTCACAAAAGAACTCTTCCATCGGCAGCAAGTGTAGTAGTGTTGCCAAGGAACAGAAGGCTAGATTCTACATCATGAGAAGATGTGTTGCTATGCTTGTTTGTTGGCGCAAGCatggtgattaa